CATATCAGGACAAGTCATTACAGCTTCATAGGCTTTAAGATATTGTTCTTGACTGTCAGTATGAGCCATAACAAAACGCTCAAGATCACGGGCAGTAAATACAGACTGATTAGAAGTTAAAGCTCTAATAACTTCCGAAGGACGCTCAATAATAATTTCGCCATTTTGATGACGTATATTTTTTATATTTTCATTAATGAAATATTTATGATTACTAACATAATCAGCCCTGAAGTTTTGACTGGATAATTCAAGCCCCTGAGCCTTATAACTTCTATGATCTATACGAGCATCAAGACCTAAATTTTCGCAAAAATCGTTTACATGGTTAGCCCATGATAAGCGTGTATCTGCCACAAAAACTTTAGATGAAAAATAGCGATCTTTACCTGCCCCGCCCTTTTCAGGATTAGTCGGATTGTAGCGTTTAAAGTGTTGTACTTCGTCACGATCAATACCATCTAATTTTCTTTCACTAAACATCAAATGAATATGAGGATTTTGTTCACCATCACTTGCTAATGGGCTATGAATTGCATAGGAATATGTGAAGTTTTTACCTAAAGTCTTATCTACAAATTCCTGTACTAATTCTTCACGTTGTTCTTTATTCAATTCTCTAGGCAATGAAATTTCCAATTCAGTATAAATACGTCCATTAATGCGTTCGTTCTTATCTGCTGACTTCCAAAAATGAGCAGCATCTTTAGCCCAATTTGGTAAATTTCCTGATTTTATATTTTCTAAATCTTCTCTTTTGTATTTACCTTCACGATTTATATAAGCGTAATGGCTTGCCCCTCGACTTCCCGAAGAACCGTATTGCCTACCTGATTTAACTGATAAGTGATAAATCGCCATAATTCGCCTATTTTGAATCTGCTTTTTTTGTTTCTCGGAGAGAAACGCAGAAGCGTGCATTCCAACTGCTGTTGTCATGATAACTTCAATATATATTCGCTACAAGGTGATAACCCATAGTTCAGAAACCCCAAATCTGAGGGTCTATAAGTGACACGATTAATAAGGATTTTTTTAAGCTATAAACTGTAATTTTTTGTTATTAGATAGACATTAGGATATTTTTTAAACTAAAGGACTGAAAGCCAATTTTAAAATTTTAAAAATCCTATAAAAAATGATCACCTGGCTAAATATTTTTCAATTCAAGTCATACTCAGAATAAATATTTCTTTAATTGTAAAAGTCAGAAATTAATAATTTAATATGATTTTTGTTGTTTAGTGCTGTAATAGATTTCCTCTATTTTTAGTTATGCTATGATTTAAAAATATTGACAATGAGGAAGTGGCAATGGCTATCGAAAATCTAAAATTTACTGAAGATCAAAAAAAGTTTGTAACTGATGAAATCTCTCGTTTGAAGGGATTAGAGGGCGAATTCAAACATGAGGTGCGACAGTTTCAAAAGCCATATGATAATCAACAAGCTGAGCAAATTTCTCTAATGGTGTAAGCCAATCTAACGCCTTTCTAGGACGAGTATTCAGTGACATGGCAACTTGATTTAAATAATGCTGATCTGCCTGATTTAAATCAATCCCTTTAGGTAAATATTGCCTAATTAAACCATTCATATTTTCGCATGTGCCTTTTTGCCAGGGTGAATGTGGGTCACAGAAATATACATCTATGCCTAAATCTTCTTCGAGTATTTTATGTTCTGACATCTCACGTCCACGGTCATAGGTCAACGTTTTACGCAGTTCTGCAGGTAAATATTTCAGAGCTTCAGTTAAAGCCTTGCGCACTGATTCTGCCTTTGCATCAGGTAATGTTGCCAAGATACAGAGCCGTGTATTTCGTTCAATAAGTGTTGCTATCGAACTTTTATTGTCTTTACCTTTAATTAAATCAGCTTCCCAATGACCCGGTATTTTTCTTTCTTGAACTTCGGCTGGGCGCTCATGAATAGTTTTAATATCCTGTAATATAGAATCTTTTTTAGGTTCACCGTTAGCTTTTCGCTTTTTATTTTCATGACGTAGACAGGATAATAAGTCTTTTTTCAACTCACCCTTGGGTAATGCTCGTATCGTTGAATAAATCGTTGTATGGCTTACATTCATTGTTTGATCCAAATCAGGAAATGTCTTTAAACGCTTTGCTATTTGCTGAGGAGACCATAAACAACGGATCGCTTCAACAATAAATTTCCAGAGGATTGAATCGATTTTGAGTTTTCTGTGACCACGTCTACGTCTAGCAAAAGTGTTATCAGAAGCATATTGAGCTTGATAAACGTCATTGATGCTATTTCTTTTAAGCTCACGATAGATCGTACTAGGATGTCTTTTAATGAGTTCAGCAAATTTTCTGGCTGAAAAGCCTTCTTTTCTTGACTCAAGCATTAATGCAGTACGATCTTCAAAGTTAAGATGATGGTATGACAATTTTATATACTCCATAAACCCTTTAAATTAATTAGGTGGTTTATGTCGCACTTCAAGTTTTACTCTGCCCTCCATTGTTTTCAATTTATCGGATTTCTAAAAACATGAGATATATGTTTCAATAAAAGTTTTTAAGAACTTTATACACCAAATACCAATGCTTCACTTATGATAAAGTGGATTAAAATTGCAGAAAATGGGTAAATCCATAAAAAATGTCAACATCTTCAAATATACAATTGTATTTCAATTTCCGTTGTTTATAGTTGGAACATTTTTTTAAATCTCTACACTCAAGGTTAGATTTATGTCTACTGCTCATAAAAAAGCATCCTTATTGCAAAAAGTCAGTAAAGGACTCACAGTTGGTTCAGTCATTACAGGAAGCACGTTTTTACATGGTCCCCCTGTTTTGGCACTCGGTTTTACCAAGCTGTTTAAAAAATCAAAAAAAGTAGACGAAACCAATATTCAATTGGCCAATAGCTGGATTGGTGTAAACAACCACCTGATTGAAAAGGTGCTGCCAAACCTAAAGTGGGATATGGGTATAGGAAGTTCAACCGCCCTTTTTGGCGAGTCTGGCGGGTAGGAAGCGGCCGCGCAAGCGCCGCTTTGGGCACAGATCGGGCACAGATCGGGGGTTCATGCGTGGGTTTTCGACATCGCGGGGCCACGCAGCGGCTCAGTGCGTAGCCATTTCTCACCGAATCCCGGCACAGGGCCGAGCGCAGCCCTGCGGGGTCGTGGCCGCATCGGATCGGACTCTGGC
This DNA window, taken from Acinetobacter sp. WCHA55, encodes the following:
- a CDS encoding IS30 family transposase, which gives rise to MLESRKEGFSARKFAELIKRHPSTIYRELKRNSINDVYQAQYASDNTFARRRRGHRKLKIDSILWKFIVEAIRCLWSPQQIAKRLKTFPDLDQTMNVSHTTIYSTIRALPKGELKKDLLSCLRHENKKRKANGEPKKDSILQDIKTIHERPAEVQERKIPGHWEADLIKGKDNKSSIATLIERNTRLCILATLPDAKAESVRKALTEALKYLPAELRKTLTYDRGREMSEHKILEEDLGIDVYFCDPHSPWQKGTCENMNGLIRQYLPKGIDLNQADQHYLNQVAMSLNTRPRKALDWLTPLEKFAQLVDYHMAFETVAPHV